A stretch of Lutra lutra chromosome 9, mLutLut1.2, whole genome shotgun sequence DNA encodes these proteins:
- the WDR54 gene encoding WD repeat-containing protein 54, whose product MFRRERPIPLRGSAAPLCNNLSVLQVPSRNLTHFGVVHGPSAQLLSAAPEGVPLAQRQLHAKEGAGVSPPLITQVHWCVLPFRVLLVLTSHRGIQMYESDGSVMVYWHALDSGDASPVQAVFAQGIASSGRFICVGTWSGRVLVFDIPAKGPNIVLSEELAGHQTSVTDIATEPAQGQDCMADVVTADNSGLLCVWRSGPKFKLVTQIPGFGVPCPSVQLWHGTVAAGYGDGQVRLYEAGTGTLHVQISAHARAICALDLAPEVGKLLSAAEDTFVHIWKLSRSPESGCTEVEHCHGECVPDTQVCGARFCDPSGSSFAVTGYDLAEILRFSSV is encoded by the exons ATGTTCCGCCGGGAGCGCCCGATTCCCCTTCGAGGTTCGGCCGCACCCCTGTGCAATAACCTCAGTGTGCTGCAGGTGCCCTCCCGAAACCTCACACATTTTGGGGTAGTCCATGGACCCAGCGCCCAGCTTCTCAGCGCTGCTCCTGAGGGTGTGCCCTTGGCCCAGCGCCAGCTCCACGCTAAGGAGGGAGCCGGAGTGAGCCCTCCACTTATCACCCAG GTCCATTGGTGTGTCCTCCCCTTCCGAGTGTTGCTGGTACTCACCTCACATAGAGGAATACAG ATGTACGAGTCAGATGGCTCTGTCATGGTCTATTGGCATGCACTGGACTCTGGAGATGCATCTCCAG TACAGGCTGTGTTTGCCCAAGGAATTGCTTCCAGTGGTCGCTTCATCTGTGTGG GAACGTGGTCGGGCCGGGTGTTGGTGTTTGACATCCCAGCCAAGGGTCCCAACATTGTACTAAGTGAAGAGCTGGCTGGGCACCAGACATCAGTCACAGACATTGCGACCGAGCCTGCCCAGGGACAG GACTGTATGGCTGACGTGGTGACGGCAGATAACTCAGGCTTGCTGTGTGTCTGGCGGTCAGGGCCCAAGTTCAAATTAGTGACCCAAATTCCAGGATTTGG GGTCCCATGCCCTTCCGTGCAGCTGTGGCATGGGACAGTAGCAGCAGGCTATGGGGATGGGCAAGTGCGTCTATATGAGGCTGGTACAGGAACTCTGCATGTCCAGATCAGCGCCCATGCCCGGGCCATCTGTGCCCTGGACCTGGCTCCCGAGGTGGGCAAG CTTCTCTCTGCAGCCGAGGACACCTTTGTACACATCTGGAAGCTGAGCAGAAGTCCAGAGAGTGGCTGCACTGAG GTGGAACACTGTCATGGTGAGTGTGTGCCTGACACCCAGGTGTGTGGTGCCCGATTCTGTGACCCCTCAGGCAGCTCCTTTGCTGTGACTGGCTATGACCTTGCTGAGATCCTGAGATTCAGCAGCGTGTGA
- the C9H2orf81 gene encoding uncharacterized protein C2orf81 homolog isoform X1 produces the protein MAHEGSRQERQIRDRGVTRSKAEKTRPPTVQAPQVDIVPGRLTEAEWMALMALEEGEDVVGDILADLLARVMDSAFKVYLTQQCIPFTISQAREAMLQITEWRFLARDEGESAVAEDPTWGEDEEPLACTTDAWAQGSVPVLHAAASMGPEETFQDEDQGSEDRMSLGTWWMGRGSQEQMESWEHSPELPVTQGPPPTPELFQDTGSQGPLEDLDVQARDHQATVGSLNASRQPSVDMAPNGSVHPSMELSQVASTQALTQAAQPGGSQFSLEDLYCCTSQPHVSGDWLKLKEEDVPLIKEDVPLIDSDVLGIGLSAGGPTTLIPSASLEPQQPRLEDPLRSRPRYRMGRKTGARLDPRRLPRHWVRPLAEVLVPDAEARPLEAYRGRQRDRKTKTPEAPARSLAPRPGAHVSPTVFFSLPPSVRFPALGLGPGLQSPTLSLGLPSPGFGSKLPFPKPGLGFLATHLAFPDLARSPSPKLWPGAKWPSGWEGEAELLGEIWAGRSRVNPQGLDPGDREGQDPRRGPYRAPRVLEATSQVMWKPMLLPDAMKLAPGVSMWNPTTQVLLRAAVPQQEDRESGTSLPIEQQPIQTGAPNPQVSVRQIMKNPKPKVWSLLPEHLPYSGP, from the exons ATGGCTCACGAAGGCTCG aggcaggagagacagaTCCGGGACCGTGGGGTGACCCGATCCAAGGCAGAAAAGACGCGGCCCCCTACGGTGCAGGCGCCACAGGTGGACATCGTGCCTGGGCGGCTCACGGAGGCTGAATGGATGGCACTCATGGCTctagaggagggagaggatgtTGTGGGGGACATCTTGGCTGATCTGCTGGCGCGAGTCATGGACTCTGCCTTCAAAGTCTACTTGACCCAGCAG TGCATTCCATTCACCATTAGCCAGGCCCGGGAGGCCATGCTGCAGATCACTGAGTGGCGCTTCCTGGCCAGGGATGAGGGAGAATCAGCAGTGGCTGAGGACCCCACGTGGGGCGAGGATGAGGAACCGTTGGCATGCACGACAGATGCCTGGGCTCAGGGATCAGTGCCTGTGCTGCATGCCGCCGCCTCCATGGGCCCAGAGGAGACCTTCCAAGATGAG GACCAAGGGAGTGAGGATCGGATGTCTCTAGGAACATGGTGGATGGGGAGAGGCTCTCAGGAGCAGATGGAATCttgggaacattctccagagctGCCAGTCACTCAGGGCCCGCCACCTACCCCAGAGCTGTTTCAGGAcacagggtcccagggtcctttaGAGGACTTGGACGTCCAGGCCAGAGACCACCAGGCCACAGTGGGGTCCTTGAATGCGAGCCGCCAACCATCGGTGGACATGGCTCCCAATGGCAGTGTCCACCCTTCTATGGAGCTGTCCCAGGTAGCCAGCACCCAGGCCTTGACCCAGGCGGCACAGCCCGGGGGCTCCCAGTTCTCGCTGGAGGACCTCTATTGTTGCACGTCCCAGCCGCACGTATCTGGGGACTGGCTGAAGCTCAAGGAGGAGGACGTTCCTCTCATCAAGGAGGATGTGCCCCTCATCGACTCGGATGTGTTGGGGATCGGCCTCTCTGCGGGCGGCCCCACCACGCTCATCCCCTCGGCCTCATTAGAGCCACAGCAGCCTAGGTTGGAGGACCCGCTGCGGAGCCGGCCTCGCTATAGGATGGGTCGCAAGACTGGGGCGCGTCTGGACCCCAGGCGCCTGCCGCGCCACTGGGTGCGCCCTCTGGCCGAGGTTCTGGTTCCGGATGCCGAGGCACGCCCCCTGGAAGCCTACCGCGGGCgccagagggacaggaagacCAAGACTCCTGAGGCTCCTGCCAGATCCCTAGCGCCCAGACCTGGTGCCCATGTCTCCCCgacagttttcttctctctcccgcCTAGCGTTCGTTTCCCTGCCTTGGGCCTGGGCCCTGGCCTCCAATCCCCAACTTTAAGCCTAGGCCTACCATCACCAGGCTTTGGGTCAAAGTTGCCCTTTCCCAAACCTGGGCTTGGCTTTCTTGCCACTCATCTGGCTTTCCCTGATCTGGCCCGGAGCCCCAGCCCCAAACTGTGGCCTGGTGCCAAGTGGCCCagtggctgggagggggaggctgAGTTGCTGGGTGAGATATGGGCTGGCCGCAGCCGCGTAAATCCACAAGGCCTGGATCCCGGCGACCGGGAGGGTCAGGATCCTCGCAGGGGGCCATATAGGGCACCCCGAGTCCTTGAGGCCACGTCCCAGGTGATGTGGAAGCCCATGTTGCTGCCTGACGCAATGAAGCTGGCTCCTGGTGTGAGCATGTGGAACccaaccacccaggtgctgctcaGGGCTGCAGTACCCCAGCAGGAGGACAGGGAAAGTGGCACCTCTCTTCCCATTGAGCAGCAGCCCATCCAGACAGGTGCCCCAAATCCTCAGGTGTCCGTGAGACAAATAATGAAGAACCCAAAGCCCAAAGTGTGGTCACTCCTCCCTGAGCACCTACCCTATTCTGGGCCCTGA
- the C9H2orf81 gene encoding uncharacterized protein C2orf81 homolog isoform X2, with protein sequence MALMALEEGEDVVGDILADLLARVMDSAFKVYLTQQCIPFTISQAREAMLQITEWRFLARDEGESAVAEDPTWGEDEEPLACTTDAWAQGSVPVLHAAASMGPEETFQDEDQGSEDRMSLGTWWMGRGSQEQMESWEHSPELPVTQGPPPTPELFQDTGSQGPLEDLDVQARDHQATVGSLNASRQPSVDMAPNGSVHPSMELSQVASTQALTQAAQPGGSQFSLEDLYCCTSQPHVSGDWLKLKEEDVPLIKEDVPLIDSDVLGIGLSAGGPTTLIPSASLEPQQPRLEDPLRSRPRYRMGRKTGARLDPRRLPRHWVRPLAEVLVPDAEARPLEAYRGRQRDRKTKTPEAPARSLAPRPGAHVSPTVFFSLPPSVRFPALGLGPGLQSPTLSLGLPSPGFGSKLPFPKPGLGFLATHLAFPDLARSPSPKLWPGAKWPSGWEGEAELLGEIWAGRSRVNPQGLDPGDREGQDPRRGPYRAPRVLEATSQVMWKPMLLPDAMKLAPGVSMWNPTTQVLLRAAVPQQEDRESGTSLPIEQQPIQTGAPNPQVSVRQIMKNPKPKVWSLLPEHLPYSGP encoded by the exons ATGGCACTCATGGCTctagaggagggagaggatgtTGTGGGGGACATCTTGGCTGATCTGCTGGCGCGAGTCATGGACTCTGCCTTCAAAGTCTACTTGACCCAGCAG TGCATTCCATTCACCATTAGCCAGGCCCGGGAGGCCATGCTGCAGATCACTGAGTGGCGCTTCCTGGCCAGGGATGAGGGAGAATCAGCAGTGGCTGAGGACCCCACGTGGGGCGAGGATGAGGAACCGTTGGCATGCACGACAGATGCCTGGGCTCAGGGATCAGTGCCTGTGCTGCATGCCGCCGCCTCCATGGGCCCAGAGGAGACCTTCCAAGATGAG GACCAAGGGAGTGAGGATCGGATGTCTCTAGGAACATGGTGGATGGGGAGAGGCTCTCAGGAGCAGATGGAATCttgggaacattctccagagctGCCAGTCACTCAGGGCCCGCCACCTACCCCAGAGCTGTTTCAGGAcacagggtcccagggtcctttaGAGGACTTGGACGTCCAGGCCAGAGACCACCAGGCCACAGTGGGGTCCTTGAATGCGAGCCGCCAACCATCGGTGGACATGGCTCCCAATGGCAGTGTCCACCCTTCTATGGAGCTGTCCCAGGTAGCCAGCACCCAGGCCTTGACCCAGGCGGCACAGCCCGGGGGCTCCCAGTTCTCGCTGGAGGACCTCTATTGTTGCACGTCCCAGCCGCACGTATCTGGGGACTGGCTGAAGCTCAAGGAGGAGGACGTTCCTCTCATCAAGGAGGATGTGCCCCTCATCGACTCGGATGTGTTGGGGATCGGCCTCTCTGCGGGCGGCCCCACCACGCTCATCCCCTCGGCCTCATTAGAGCCACAGCAGCCTAGGTTGGAGGACCCGCTGCGGAGCCGGCCTCGCTATAGGATGGGTCGCAAGACTGGGGCGCGTCTGGACCCCAGGCGCCTGCCGCGCCACTGGGTGCGCCCTCTGGCCGAGGTTCTGGTTCCGGATGCCGAGGCACGCCCCCTGGAAGCCTACCGCGGGCgccagagggacaggaagacCAAGACTCCTGAGGCTCCTGCCAGATCCCTAGCGCCCAGACCTGGTGCCCATGTCTCCCCgacagttttcttctctctcccgcCTAGCGTTCGTTTCCCTGCCTTGGGCCTGGGCCCTGGCCTCCAATCCCCAACTTTAAGCCTAGGCCTACCATCACCAGGCTTTGGGTCAAAGTTGCCCTTTCCCAAACCTGGGCTTGGCTTTCTTGCCACTCATCTGGCTTTCCCTGATCTGGCCCGGAGCCCCAGCCCCAAACTGTGGCCTGGTGCCAAGTGGCCCagtggctgggagggggaggctgAGTTGCTGGGTGAGATATGGGCTGGCCGCAGCCGCGTAAATCCACAAGGCCTGGATCCCGGCGACCGGGAGGGTCAGGATCCTCGCAGGGGGCCATATAGGGCACCCCGAGTCCTTGAGGCCACGTCCCAGGTGATGTGGAAGCCCATGTTGCTGCCTGACGCAATGAAGCTGGCTCCTGGTGTGAGCATGTGGAACccaaccacccaggtgctgctcaGGGCTGCAGTACCCCAGCAGGAGGACAGGGAAAGTGGCACCTCTCTTCCCATTGAGCAGCAGCCCATCCAGACAGGTGCCCCAAATCCTCAGGTGTCCGTGAGACAAATAATGAAGAACCCAAAGCCCAAAGTGTGGTCACTCCTCCCTGAGCACCTACCCTATTCTGGGCCCTGA
- the LOC125109019 gene encoding retinol dehydrogenase 12-like, whose amino-acid sequence MALWLLLSTLVWSPGSVLLMLVLLLRLSVWFWHESHLWDLQQCSTDLTGKTAVVTGANSGIGKAVSQELARRGARVILACRNQERGQQTLSEIQVVSKGNCLLLGQVDLSSMASIRSFVRWLLQESPEIHLLVNNAAICGIPKTLTPEGLDFTFATNYVGPFLLTNLLQGALQRAGSARVVNVSSFRHAHGYVDEKHLTGAGKPLAFNQNYDCSKLLLTSFTGELARRLQGTGVTVNSVDPGVVYTEIMKQFSWPFRFCFWLFSFFCKNTKQGAIPVLYLSLAKELDGVSGKHFSSSCMITLPTKTARDPQVAQRLWNATVQLTNLEKMD is encoded by the exons ATGGCACTGTGGTTGCTACTCAGCACCCTGGTCTGGAGCCCTGGGTCTGTCCTGCTCATGCTGGTTCTCCTGCTTCGACTAAGTGTGTGGTTCTGGCATGAGTCTCATCTTTGGGACCTCCAGCAGTGCTCCACAGACCTAACTGGGAAGACAGCAGTGGTGACCGGTGCCAACAGTG GCATAGGGAAGGCTGTATCCCAGGAGCTGGCCCGCCGTGGGGCCCGTGTGATCCTTGCCTGCCGGAACCAGGAGCGTGGACAGCAAACCCTGTCTGAGATCCAAGTAGTCTCAAAGGGTAACTGCCTCCTGCTTGGCCAGGTGGACTTGAGCTCAATGGCCTCCATCCGGAGCTTTGTCCGGTGGCTTCTGCAGGAGTCTCCTGAGATACACCTGCTGGTTAACAATGCTGCAATCTGTG GAATCCCCAAGACACTAACCCCAGAGGGCCTTGATTTCACCTTTGCTACCAACTATGTTGGGCCCTTCCTGCTTACAAATCTACTCCAAG GGGCCCTACAACGGGCAGGGTCAGCCCGGGTAGTGAATGTGTCTTCCTTTCGGCATGCACATGGCTATGTTGATGAGAAACATCTGACAGGGGCTGGGAAGCCTTTGGCTTTTAACCAGAACTACGATTGCAGCAAACTGCTCTTGACCTCCTTCACTGGGGAGCTTGCCCGGAGACTTCAAGGGACAG GTGTGACTGTGAACTCTGTGGACCCAGGTGTAGTATACACAGAGATCATGAAGCAGTTCTCTTGGCCATTCCGATTCTGCTTCTGGCTCTTCAGCTTCTTCTGTAAG AACACCAAACAAGGGGCAATCCCAGTCCTCTACCTGAGCTTGGCAAAGGAGCTGGATGGTgtttctggaaaacattttagcAGTTCCTGTATGATAACTCTTCCCACTAAAACTGCTCGGGATCCTCAAGTGGCCCAAAGGCTCTGGAATGCCACAGTCCAGCTAACAAACCTAGAGAAGATGGACTGA